Proteins encoded within one genomic window of Nitrospira sp.:
- a CDS encoding thiamine pyrophosphate-dependent enzyme codes for MRPEEGTLISRAQALAALLELLTDQPVIICNGFPSREAHKIADRPTHFYMIGSMGNAPAIALGVALAKPNKQVITFDGDGNVLMGMGTLATVGALKPKNFIHVVFDNEVYGTTGNQPTISNVVPLEKVAKAAGYVSVERVLDREDLVYEFKDMLKKDGPSMLLIKVNEFAEDAGRVLYEPPDITKRFMKAIE; via the coding sequence ATGAGGCCTGAAGAAGGAACCCTGATCAGCCGGGCGCAGGCGTTGGCCGCGCTTCTCGAATTGCTGACCGACCAGCCCGTGATCATCTGCAACGGCTTCCCGTCACGCGAAGCGCACAAGATTGCGGATCGTCCTACGCACTTTTATATGATCGGCTCCATGGGGAATGCTCCCGCGATCGCACTAGGTGTGGCTTTGGCCAAGCCGAACAAACAAGTCATCACCTTCGACGGCGACGGCAACGTGCTGATGGGGATGGGGACCCTCGCCACGGTCGGCGCGTTGAAGCCGAAGAATTTCATTCATGTGGTGTTCGACAACGAAGTGTATGGCACCACCGGCAACCAGCCGACGATTTCGAACGTGGTGCCGCTGGAGAAGGTTGCCAAGGCGGCCGGCTATGTGAGCGTGGAGCGCGTGCTCGATCGCGAGGACCTTGTCTACGAGTTCAAAGATATGCTGAAGAAAGACGGGCCGAGCATGTTGCTCATCAAGGTCAATGAGTTTGCCGAAGATGCCGGACGGGTGCTCTATGAGCCGCCGGACATCACGAAGCGGTTTATGAAAGCCATTGAGTAA
- a CDS encoding PilZ domain-containing protein yields MSMRKSFPEPPKPMRPAYSSLDKRYTERLAISCKVRYKGDIPSQPHAGQGLTKDISVSGCKIISDRPVTRGTLLSLTINLPDGEGPLCLTSAHVVWVSGCQFSVRFMQISQDQRKRLQACIWKNISHATVHDQRPRFRLV; encoded by the coding sequence ATGAGCATGAGAAAGTCCTTCCCCGAGCCCCCGAAGCCGATGCGGCCGGCCTATTCCAGCCTGGACAAACGCTATACCGAACGACTCGCTATCAGCTGTAAGGTCCGATACAAGGGCGACATCCCTAGTCAGCCTCATGCCGGACAGGGGCTGACCAAAGATATCTCCGTATCGGGATGCAAGATCATCAGCGATCGCCCGGTCACTCGGGGAACCCTCCTCAGTCTTACTATTAATCTTCCCGATGGAGAGGGTCCGCTGTGCCTCACTTCAGCGCATGTTGTCTGGGTGTCGGGGTGCCAATTTTCCGTTCGATTCATGCAGATCTCGCAAGACCAGCGGAAACGGCTGCAAGCCTGTATCTGGAAAAACATCTCGCATGCGACCGTTCACGATCAGCGGCCCCGATTCCGGCTAGTCTAA
- a CDS encoding efflux RND transporter periplasmic adaptor subunit gives MRSLKQHPFVILGVIIFFAVTALVVFRLSSGAKTDNKKTRVITVGTTLPLKQDLPIRLAYTADIIPNQVVNLFSRVDGYIAKIHVDKGDHVKPNQLLVEIDHTDYQHAVNQAKANLAAAKAKVAQQQAAVRNATLTLDRMQALIKDQFVSQQDLDNAQVNFDGASAALESLQAQVKQMEVALAQAETNLAYSYIRAPFAGYVAERNLDPGANVTSATASTSANSRGILSLHEIETVRILIEVVEKDIPLVHIGQKAEVRAEAYPDRVFDGTVTRIVQALNRATRTMTVEIDLSNKDRALKGGMFARVEALVGTHQQAVQIPIDAVSRLEDVQYVYIVRDGKAQRVNVEIGARQENRVEITKGLTGSEQVIVSGKDLVHDGTPVQTQPLPQS, from the coding sequence ATGAGGTCGTTGAAGCAACACCCCTTCGTCATTCTCGGCGTGATCATTTTCTTCGCCGTCACCGCGCTGGTGGTCTTCCGTCTGAGCAGCGGCGCCAAAACCGATAACAAGAAGACGCGCGTCATCACGGTGGGAACGACCCTCCCGTTGAAACAGGACCTCCCTATCCGCCTGGCCTACACCGCCGATATTATTCCCAACCAGGTGGTGAACCTCTTTTCACGGGTCGATGGCTACATCGCCAAAATTCACGTGGACAAGGGGGATCACGTCAAACCCAATCAACTGCTGGTGGAGATCGACCATACGGACTATCAACATGCCGTCAATCAGGCCAAGGCGAACCTCGCAGCGGCCAAGGCGAAGGTCGCGCAACAACAAGCGGCCGTTCGCAATGCAACGCTGACGCTCGACCGGATGCAAGCCCTCATTAAAGATCAGTTTGTCTCGCAGCAGGATTTAGACAACGCGCAGGTGAACTTCGACGGCGCCTCTGCCGCCCTGGAATCCCTCCAGGCCCAGGTTAAGCAGATGGAGGTCGCGCTCGCCCAGGCGGAGACGAATCTCGCCTACTCCTATATCCGCGCACCCTTTGCTGGCTATGTCGCCGAGCGCAACCTCGATCCGGGCGCCAACGTCACCAGCGCCACCGCCAGCACCTCGGCCAATTCGCGCGGCATCCTGAGCCTGCACGAGATCGAAACCGTGCGGATTTTGATCGAAGTCGTCGAGAAAGATATTCCTCTTGTCCATATCGGGCAGAAAGCAGAGGTCCGCGCCGAAGCCTATCCCGATCGCGTATTCGACGGAACGGTCACCCGTATCGTCCAGGCACTCAATCGCGCCACTCGCACCATGACCGTCGAGATCGATCTCTCCAATAAGGACCGGGCGTTGAAGGGCGGCATGTTCGCGCGTGTCGAAGCCCTGGTGGGTACCCACCAACAGGCCGTGCAAATCCCGATCGACGCCGTCAGCCGGCTGGAAGACGTGCAGTATGTCTACATCGTGCGGGACGGCAAGGCGCAACGCGTGAATGTCGAAATTGGCGCCCGCCAGGAGAATCGCGTGGAGATTACGAAAGGGCTGACCGGCAGCGAACAGGTCATCGTATCAGGCAAAGACCTCGTGCACGACGGCACCCCGGTGCAGACGCAACCGCTTCCGCAGTCCTGA
- a CDS encoding phosphocholine cytidylyltransferase family protein has product MKAIILAAGVGKRLWPVTQHHPKCLIKIGEQTLLHRYLTLLSSVGVRQADIVVGYKQEMIRAAVESDACGVRVNFLVNEQFHRGSISSLWIARTAFTDDTIVMDADVLFHREILQRLVSSPYENALLMDESVKQTGEECMVVVEGGRVIALTKTMPARYEYAGEGVGFLKVRHADSPHLVASLRRFIDREAWQMEYEDALIDFFRDVKVGHEKIGGLPWTEIDFPEDVAKAEREILPRL; this is encoded by the coding sequence ATGAAGGCGATCATTCTGGCCGCAGGAGTCGGCAAGCGGCTTTGGCCCGTCACGCAGCATCACCCGAAGTGCCTCATCAAGATCGGCGAGCAGACTTTGCTGCACCGGTATCTGACGCTCTTGTCGAGTGTGGGGGTTCGTCAAGCCGACATTGTCGTCGGCTACAAGCAGGAAATGATCCGCGCCGCCGTCGAATCCGATGCCTGCGGCGTCCGGGTCAATTTTTTGGTGAACGAGCAGTTCCATCGGGGCAGCATTTCGTCCTTGTGGATCGCCAGGACTGCGTTCACCGACGATACGATTGTCATGGATGCGGATGTGCTCTTTCATCGGGAAATTTTACAGCGGCTGGTGAGTTCGCCCTACGAGAATGCGTTGCTGATGGATGAATCGGTGAAGCAGACCGGCGAAGAATGTATGGTTGTGGTCGAAGGCGGGCGGGTGATCGCGCTGACGAAAACCATGCCGGCGCGGTATGAGTATGCGGGTGAAGGTGTAGGGTTTCTCAAGGTGCGGCATGCCGATTCGCCGCATCTCGTCGCGTCGCTCCGGAGATTTATTGATCGGGAAGCCTGGCAGATGGAGTATGAAGACGCACTGATCGACTTTTTCCGCGATGTGAAGGTCGGCCATGAAAAGATCGGCGGCTTGCCGTGGACCGAGATCGATTTTCCCGAAGATGTGGCGAAGGCTGAACGCGAGATCCTGCCCAGGCTTTAA
- a CDS encoding aminotransferase class V-fold PLP-dependent enzyme, with the protein MILLNPGPVNVSERVRQALLRPDICHRESEFTELLLRIQGKLLKAFVPGAESEYAAVLITGSGTAAVESALMSAIPHGKRVLVLNNGVYGERLSQMVGLHRLGVSELKYDWTARPDPERLRLALRQHPEVHAVAMVHHETTTGLINPVKEIADVVDSQNRAFILDAVSGLGGEPIDIAGSHIYMVAGTAGKCIQGFPGVSFVLVRKGFLERMRQYPKRSWYLHLTHYVDDQGRGTIPFTPAVQVYYGFDEALSELLEEGVANRILRYKKASTLIRARMAKLGVKPMLTPERQSNTITAYSLPDGVTYDQLHDRLKAQGYVIYAGQGQLEHKIFRVANMGALTEAQLTGFLDAFEQACKPA; encoded by the coding sequence ATGATTCTCCTCAATCCAGGTCCGGTCAATGTGTCCGAGCGGGTGCGGCAGGCGTTGTTGCGGCCGGATATCTGCCATCGTGAATCCGAGTTCACCGAGTTGCTGCTCCGGATTCAAGGCAAACTGCTGAAGGCCTTTGTGCCCGGCGCGGAATCCGAGTATGCCGCCGTGCTCATCACCGGCTCAGGCACCGCGGCGGTCGAGTCCGCGCTGATGTCCGCCATCCCTCACGGCAAGCGGGTGCTGGTGCTGAATAACGGTGTGTACGGCGAGCGCCTGTCTCAGATGGTCGGCTTGCACCGGTTGGGTGTGTCTGAGCTTAAGTACGATTGGACCGCCAGGCCGGATCCTGAGCGTCTCCGGCTCGCGTTGCGGCAGCATCCCGAAGTGCACGCGGTGGCGATGGTCCATCATGAAACCACCACCGGTCTGATCAATCCGGTGAAAGAGATTGCCGACGTGGTCGACAGTCAGAACCGCGCCTTCATTCTCGATGCCGTCAGCGGACTGGGCGGAGAGCCGATCGATATTGCCGGGTCGCATATCTATATGGTGGCGGGCACGGCCGGCAAATGCATTCAGGGCTTTCCCGGCGTGTCGTTCGTCCTGGTACGCAAGGGGTTCCTTGAGCGGATGCGCCAGTATCCGAAACGGTCGTGGTATCTCCACCTCACACATTATGTCGACGATCAAGGCCGCGGCACGATTCCCTTCACGCCGGCGGTGCAGGTGTATTATGGTTTTGACGAAGCGCTGAGCGAATTGCTGGAAGAGGGCGTGGCGAACCGGATTCTGCGCTACAAGAAGGCGTCGACCCTGATCCGCGCGCGCATGGCGAAGCTGGGGGTCAAGCCGATGCTGACGCCTGAGCGCCAGTCGAACACCATTACCGCCTACTCGCTTCCCGACGGCGTGACCTATGACCAGTTGCACGATCGCCTCAAGGCGCAGGGCTATGTCATCTATGCGGGGCAGGGACAATTGGAACACAAGATTTTCCGTGTGGCCAACATGGGCGCACTGACCGAGGCGCAGTTGACCGGATTTCTCGACGCCTTCGAACAGGCCTGTAAACCGGCATGA
- a CDS encoding PilZ domain-containing protein — protein MSWWKSDSTTSPSHTALAGAERRRDPRIGGTFKVRYSGTEGQKIVLGHATIVDLSRHGFGLTGVRGLKQGMELALFLELPEAERPLCIPQVRVLWMDGQRCGMQLPPQKVGTMNWMDALLDCH, from the coding sequence ATGAGTTGGTGGAAATCAGATTCGACAACCTCACCCTCACACACCGCCCTAGCCGGAGCCGAGCGCCGGCGGGATCCGCGGATCGGCGGGACCTTCAAGGTTCGGTATTCGGGCACGGAAGGCCAAAAGATTGTGCTGGGCCACGCGACCATCGTTGACCTAAGCCGCCACGGCTTCGGCCTCACTGGCGTCCGGGGGCTCAAACAGGGAATGGAACTCGCGCTCTTTCTCGAACTGCCCGAGGCTGAACGCCCTCTCTGCATCCCGCAAGTGCGGGTACTCTGGATGGATGGCCAACGCTGCGGCATGCAGCTCCCACCTCAGAAAGTCGGGACGATGAATTGGATGGATGCCCTCCTTGACTGTCACTAG
- a CDS encoding PilZ domain-containing protein yields the protein MTLHPVPKTPGFFNSPMAERRGINRIPLSFGLMYSGSNETDVIMGNGTVVDMSRGGLGVRGNQPVTVDMGLTLFLSLPDKKDPPFVIQAQVAWVHEHRFGLKPPHSPGTSEHRIQRFLHTIFHTTRTGGKA from the coding sequence ATGACACTGCACCCTGTCCCGAAGACACCAGGGTTTTTCAATAGCCCCATGGCTGAACGACGCGGGATCAACCGCATCCCCCTCTCGTTCGGCCTGATGTATTCCGGCTCGAACGAAACCGACGTCATCATGGGCAATGGCACGGTTGTCGACATGTCGCGGGGAGGATTGGGGGTCCGGGGCAACCAACCGGTCACGGTCGACATGGGTCTCACCCTGTTTCTCTCTCTGCCCGACAAGAAAGATCCGCCCTTCGTCATTCAGGCTCAGGTCGCATGGGTCCACGAGCACCGGTTTGGCCTGAAGCCCCCACATAGTCCGGGCACCTCGGAACACCGCATTCAGCGGTTTCTCCATACAATCTTTCACACGACTCGTACCGGCGGGAAAGCCTAA
- a CDS encoding lysylphosphatidylglycerol synthase transmembrane domain-containing protein, translating to MLRVILLLVGFLTLGLIVWHIGPGNIYNAATRLGPVALCVILIPSFLMYAVEAYGWKITLGPAGQLVSFLRVFAVRTAGEVVNMTTPTAYVGGEPLKAYLLQKSGVPMVEGLASVVIAKTTMTIAQVLFILLGIGLGFWILGAQGSSGQIVAAGLLSIGLLAFGTMAFVFVQRRGLFTWMLETLRRLGIRIGFLEAREDKLRALDQTIVNFYTRHQAAFYASTGLYFLGWLAEALEVFVIIYFLGGPADVSSAISIGALSVFIKGGTFFIPGSLGAQDGGNLLLLQAFGYSDVTGITFALLRRFRELVWIGIGLMCLGMVKGTTESFRREGQ from the coding sequence GTGCTGAGAGTCATCCTTCTCCTCGTCGGCTTCCTTACGCTCGGTCTCATCGTCTGGCATATCGGTCCCGGGAACATCTATAACGCCGCGACCAGACTCGGTCCGGTGGCGTTGTGCGTCATCCTTATTCCCTCCTTCCTCATGTATGCCGTCGAGGCCTATGGGTGGAAGATCACGCTTGGTCCAGCCGGACAGTTGGTCTCGTTCCTGCGGGTCTTTGCCGTTCGTACGGCCGGTGAAGTGGTGAACATGACGACACCGACTGCCTATGTGGGCGGGGAGCCGCTCAAAGCCTATCTCTTGCAGAAGTCCGGCGTGCCGATGGTGGAAGGGTTGGCGTCCGTTGTCATTGCCAAAACGACCATGACCATCGCTCAGGTGTTGTTCATTCTTTTAGGGATCGGGTTGGGCTTCTGGATACTGGGTGCGCAGGGTTCGTCTGGACAAATCGTAGCGGCAGGGTTGTTGAGCATCGGGCTGTTGGCCTTCGGGACCATGGCCTTTGTGTTCGTGCAGCGGCGCGGCCTCTTTACCTGGATGTTGGAGACGCTCAGGAGACTTGGTATCCGGATCGGCTTTCTCGAAGCACGGGAAGACAAGCTGCGGGCGCTTGATCAGACGATTGTGAATTTCTATACCCGACACCAGGCGGCGTTCTATGCGTCTACCGGTTTGTACTTCCTGGGGTGGTTGGCTGAGGCGCTGGAAGTGTTCGTCATCATCTACTTCCTCGGAGGTCCCGCCGATGTATCGTCGGCAATCTCGATTGGGGCCCTCTCTGTCTTTATCAAAGGCGGAACGTTCTTCATCCCCGGCAGTCTGGGTGCGCAGGACGGCGGGAATCTGCTGTTGCTCCAAGCCTTCGGCTATTCCGATGTCACCGGGATTACCTTTGCCCTGTTGCGGCGATTCCGCGAGCTGGTCTGGATCGGGATCGGGCTCATGTGCTTAGGTATGGTCAAAGGCACAACTGAATCGTTTCGACGTGAGGGGCAGTAG
- a CDS encoding thiamine pyrophosphate-binding protein produces MIESDAFVQALQDIGVDFFTGVPDSILGGIIAELMVRRLYTPAVREDEAVGMAAGAYMAGKIPAVLMQNSGLGTSLNTLISLNMIYRQPCILIVSWRGQGGKDAPEHLVMGEVMPQFLDTMKIPHRTLTEKTAVEDFKWVAETFMKQRIPVALVITKGVVKGLHP; encoded by the coding sequence ATGATTGAAAGTGATGCATTTGTTCAGGCCTTGCAGGATATAGGAGTCGACTTCTTTACCGGAGTCCCGGACTCGATCCTGGGCGGCATTATTGCGGAACTGATGGTGCGGCGGCTCTATACGCCGGCGGTGCGCGAAGACGAAGCGGTAGGAATGGCGGCCGGCGCCTATATGGCGGGGAAGATCCCTGCTGTGTTGATGCAGAATTCCGGGCTCGGCACGTCTCTCAATACGCTTATCTCGTTGAACATGATTTACCGGCAGCCCTGTATTCTGATCGTGTCCTGGCGCGGCCAAGGGGGCAAGGATGCTCCGGAGCATCTGGTGATGGGCGAGGTGATGCCGCAGTTTCTCGACACCATGAAGATTCCGCACCGGACGCTGACTGAGAAAACCGCCGTCGAAGATTTCAAGTGGGTGGCCGAGACCTTTATGAAGCAACGCATTCCCGTTGCGCTGGTGATTACCAAGGGTGTCGTGAAAGGGTTGCATCCATGA
- a CDS encoding GDSL-type esterase/lipase family protein translates to MAGASIALIVGFLELLVVAGIVDFRTILSTPVREPWHHPDNLLDPKLLHIHKPHDRWLWNGVDYRYDQYGLRNDSDLNAADMIVVGDSFVEGLGVSSADLLTTHLAKYLNRPVANLGQSWYGPPQELELLRRYGLRLTPNVCTWVFFEGNDLADISRYKSATQDWETFSKDFHSFRQRAFTKNALLALDRLLISMHTQRAHQDSHETEKDISGIFTSSSGTKTRLYFHYKGHPLSLDDYSALEDLRSILTQAHEVCHAVGAKFLFVFAPTKFRVYKDFVEFDQQSQPRYWVTNDLPKEIEAMTHKALPDAGFLDLTTAFVEQARQGPLSYLDYDSHWSPEGHRVAATAIADFTSHWESNN, encoded by the coding sequence TTGGCTGGGGCATCCATCGCACTCATTGTAGGTTTTCTAGAGCTACTCGTAGTGGCCGGTATCGTTGACTTCAGAACGATCCTCAGCACCCCTGTCCGGGAACCCTGGCACCATCCGGACAACCTGCTCGACCCCAAGCTCTTGCACATTCATAAACCGCACGATCGTTGGTTGTGGAATGGCGTTGACTATAGATACGACCAGTACGGGCTCCGGAATGACAGCGACTTGAACGCCGCAGACATGATCGTCGTGGGCGATTCCTTTGTGGAAGGATTGGGTGTTTCCTCTGCCGACCTGCTGACCACTCACTTGGCCAAATACTTGAATCGCCCTGTTGCTAATTTAGGACAATCTTGGTACGGCCCGCCACAGGAGCTGGAATTGCTCCGGCGATACGGGTTGAGACTCACCCCCAACGTGTGTACTTGGGTCTTCTTCGAAGGCAATGACCTTGCCGACATTTCCCGTTATAAGTCGGCCACTCAGGATTGGGAAACGTTTTCAAAGGATTTCCACTCATTCCGCCAGCGCGCTTTCACGAAGAACGCCCTACTTGCTTTGGATCGTCTTCTTATCTCAATGCACACACAAAGAGCCCATCAGGATTCCCACGAGACGGAGAAGGACATATCGGGGATTTTTACATCATCTTCGGGCACTAAGACTCGGCTCTATTTTCACTATAAGGGGCACCCGTTATCTTTAGACGATTACTCTGCCCTAGAGGACCTGCGCTCGATCCTCACCCAGGCGCACGAAGTCTGCCATGCTGTGGGAGCAAAGTTTCTGTTTGTTTTTGCACCGACCAAGTTCAGAGTATACAAAGACTTCGTTGAATTCGACCAGCAATCCCAGCCGCGATACTGGGTCACCAACGATCTCCCCAAAGAGATTGAAGCCATGACTCATAAAGCGCTACCGGACGCCGGGTTCTTAGACTTAACCACGGCCTTTGTAGAGCAGGCACGGCAGGGACCACTCAGCTACCTTGACTACGATAGTCATTGGTCACCCGAAGGCCATCGTGTTGCCGCAACTGCTATTGCCGATTTCACGTCGCACTGGGAAAGCAACAACTGA
- a CDS encoding TetR/AcrR family transcriptional regulator: MTRIAQPSRQSSTERQASLIQAATTLFAKKGFNGTTTKEIARAAGISEALVFKHFPTKRALYAAILAEKVTVSELLSAIEESAKKRDDRRVFTLIASYRIRPGVDPTLLRLLLFSALEGHELSDMFFGKHHKVFYDHLATYIHTRVEDGAFRQVDPLLAARAFIGMVVHHRLLHEIFGVPIDRPYDDTVSTYVDIFLQGLVAVPRTSRPRKVRTRI, translated from the coding sequence ATGACGCGGATAGCCCAACCATCCAGACAGTCCAGCACCGAGCGCCAGGCGAGCCTGATCCAGGCCGCGACGACACTGTTTGCCAAAAAAGGCTTCAACGGCACGACGACGAAAGAGATCGCCAGGGCCGCCGGTATCAGTGAAGCGCTGGTCTTCAAACACTTTCCGACCAAGCGCGCCCTGTATGCGGCCATCCTTGCGGAAAAAGTCACGGTCAGCGAACTCCTCAGCGCGATCGAGGAATCCGCCAAAAAGCGGGACGACCGGCGCGTGTTCACCTTGATCGCCAGCTACCGGATTCGCCCCGGCGTCGACCCCACCTTACTGCGGCTCCTGCTGTTCAGCGCGTTGGAAGGCCACGAATTGTCCGACATGTTTTTCGGCAAGCACCACAAAGTCTTCTACGACCATCTGGCAACCTACATTCACACGCGGGTTGAGGACGGCGCTTTTCGACAGGTCGATCCCCTCTTGGCCGCCCGCGCCTTCATCGGCATGGTCGTCCATCATCGCCTGCTGCACGAAATCTTCGGGGTCCCGATCGATCGGCCCTATGATGACACCGTCTCCACCTATGTCGACATCTTTCTCCAAGGACTCGTAGCGGTGCCTCGCACCAGCCGCCCCAGGAAAGTAAGGACCCGGATATGA
- a CDS encoding CDP-alcohol phosphatidyltransferase family protein — translation MSESLIQHRAEVQGLATAILLPSVSVFGESLDRVPGSAGPLTQVVGIGLFQRAVLTLQRAGIRQLIVLAGPEEDQLKQALGRGPRVTIPVRWMPIREFPLDDPRTWEAMAAEVPGFCLVASVRGVFSRGLIETLRREVREGQAILVAQPVAQRTAGDRRVSVKVQAERLLALGSPRAEDATLVAADLLVLPAGLMAAAQDIQTPPGAMPIRRWIERAALDGQVRVLRTDGHPSQWYQDVRTQADVPAAERKLFSSLKSEFEGFVDRYFNRKVSRWLTRIFLAMGASPNAITMVATALGLLAAVGFGVGTYESAIVAALLFQFAAVIDCCDGEVARLTFTESPFGAWLDIAMDNVVHMAIFAGIAVGAYQQSAGQAEAWILLALGAAAVLGNALSFVLVTRAQKIKAASGWRTPAHAARSEFMLKNVASRDFSVIVLIAALLGKLNWFLWMASAGSLVFTALMLWVVRPSARSRA, via the coding sequence ATGAGTGAAAGTCTCATACAGCATCGCGCAGAAGTGCAGGGGCTGGCGACAGCCATTCTGCTGCCATCGGTCAGTGTCTTCGGCGAATCCCTTGATCGTGTACCGGGCAGTGCCGGCCCTCTGACGCAGGTCGTGGGGATCGGGCTGTTTCAACGCGCCGTGCTCACGCTGCAACGGGCCGGCATTCGGCAATTGATCGTGCTCGCCGGTCCGGAAGAAGATCAACTTAAGCAGGCGTTAGGCCGCGGCCCGCGCGTGACGATTCCTGTGCGGTGGATGCCAATCCGGGAGTTCCCGCTCGATGATCCGCGTACCTGGGAGGCGATGGCGGCGGAAGTCCCCGGGTTTTGTCTCGTCGCGAGCGTGCGAGGGGTGTTCTCTCGGGGCTTGATCGAAACCCTGCGCCGCGAGGTGCGGGAGGGACAGGCGATTCTGGTCGCGCAGCCGGTCGCGCAGCGGACAGCCGGAGATCGACGGGTTTCAGTCAAGGTGCAGGCCGAGCGGCTTCTCGCCCTCGGATCGCCCCGGGCCGAAGATGCGACGCTGGTTGCGGCGGATTTGCTCGTGTTGCCGGCCGGCCTTATGGCCGCGGCACAGGATATTCAAACCCCTCCCGGAGCCATGCCGATCCGACGATGGATTGAGCGGGCGGCGCTCGATGGGCAGGTGCGGGTCCTGCGGACGGACGGGCATCCATCCCAGTGGTACCAGGATGTGCGGACGCAAGCCGATGTCCCGGCGGCCGAACGGAAGCTGTTCTCCTCGCTCAAGAGCGAGTTCGAGGGATTCGTCGACCGCTACTTCAATCGCAAGGTATCTCGGTGGCTCACACGGATTTTCCTGGCCATGGGGGCGTCGCCCAACGCGATTACGATGGTGGCGACAGCGCTAGGGCTGCTGGCCGCCGTGGGCTTCGGAGTCGGGACCTATGAGTCGGCCATCGTGGCGGCGTTGCTGTTTCAATTTGCAGCGGTGATCGATTGTTGCGATGGCGAAGTGGCCCGTCTCACGTTTACCGAGTCTCCGTTCGGCGCCTGGCTTGATATTGCGATGGACAACGTCGTGCATATGGCCATCTTCGCCGGAATTGCCGTGGGGGCATACCAACAGTCGGCCGGACAGGCCGAGGCTTGGATCCTGCTCGCGTTGGGTGCGGCTGCCGTGCTCGGGAACGCCTTGTCCTTTGTGTTGGTGACGCGGGCCCAAAAGATCAAGGCGGCGAGCGGGTGGAGGACGCCGGCCCATGCGGCCCGGTCCGAGTTTATGCTGAAGAATGTCGCCAGCCGTGACTTTTCCGTGATTGTCCTGATCGCGGCGTTGTTGGGCAAGCTGAATTGGTTTCTCTGGATGGCCTCAGCCGGTTCCCTGGTGTTCACCGCGCTGATGCTGTGGGTCGTTCGTCCGTCAGCAAGATCTCGTGCGTAG
- a CDS encoding PilZ domain-containing protein, which yields MSSATAQQNQPSRADQRQTYRITVTRRLQFAQRHKATRTGKAFLLDLSDVGCSLESKSRLTVGERLALVLELPQTVLITDAQVVWVDGSRYGLSFARVSPLERSRLRRFLWKHLPDAAMSDLLPLFAVVEEPHHSQTRQHILR from the coding sequence ATGTCTTCAGCCACCGCGCAACAGAATCAGCCATCACGAGCAGACCAGCGACAGACCTATCGCATCACCGTGACCAGACGCCTGCAGTTTGCGCAGCGCCATAAAGCAACCCGGACCGGCAAGGCCTTCCTGCTCGATCTCTCTGATGTCGGATGCAGCCTCGAAAGCAAAAGCCGTCTCACCGTGGGAGAGAGACTGGCCCTGGTCCTCGAGCTTCCTCAGACGGTGCTGATTACGGATGCGCAGGTCGTGTGGGTCGACGGGTCCCGGTACGGGCTGAGCTTTGCGCGCGTGAGTCCGCTCGAACGTTCACGCCTTCGCCGGTTTCTGTGGAAGCACCTCCCCGATGCCGCCATGAGCGATCTTCTCCCGCTCTTTGCCGTGGTCGAAGAGCCGCACCATTCACAGACACGCCAACACATACTGAGATAA